The genomic region GGCTCCGACGTGCGCGCCGGCACCACCCAGGCGGTGCCCAACGGCGACGGCAGCTACTCGCTGACCGGGCACAAGTGGTTCACCTCGGCGCCGATGTGCGACATCTTCCTGGTGCTCGCGCAGGCGCCGGGCGGGTTGTCGTGCTTCCTGCTGCCGCGTGTGCTGCCCGACGGCACCCGCAACCGGATGTTCCTGCAGCGGCTCAAGGACAAGCTGGGCAACCACGCCAACGCCTCCTCGGAGGTCGAGTACGACGGCGCGGTGGCCTGGCTGGTCGGCGAGGAGGGCCGCGGTGTCCCGACGATCATCGAGATGGTCAACCTCACCCGGCTGGACTGCACGCTGGGCAGCGCCACCTCGATGCGCAACGGCCTGGCCCGCGCGATCCACCACGCCCAGCACCGCAAGGCATTCGGCGCCTATCTGATCGACCAGCCGCTGATGCGCAACGTGCTGGCCGACCTGGCCGTGGAGGCCGAGGCCGCCACCGTGGTGGCGATGCGGATGGCCGGTGCGACGGACGCCGCGGTGCGCGGGGACCAGCGCGAGACGCTGCTGCGCCGCATCGGGCTGGCCGCCGCCAAGTACTGGGTGTGCAAGCGCGCCACCCCGCACGCGGCCGAGGCGATGGAATGCCTGGGCGGCAACGGCTACGTCGAGGACTTCGGCATGGCCCGGCTGTACCGCGAGGCCCCGCTGATGGGCATCTGGGAGGGCTCCGGCAACGTCAGCGCGCTGGATACGTTGCGCGCCATGGCAACCCGGCCCGAGTGCGTCGACGTGCTGTTCGACGAGCTGTCTGTGACCTCCGGCGCCGATGCGCGGCTGGACGCGTTCGTGTCCGGGCTGCGGTCGTCCCTGGGCGATCTGGAGACCATCCAGTACCGCGCCCGCAAGGTGTCCGAGGACATCTGCCTGGCGCTGCAGGGCTCGCTGCTGGTGCGGCACGGGCATCCGGCCGTCGCCGAGGCGTTCCTGGCCACCCGGATGGGCGGGGCCTGGGGCGGGGCGTTCGGCACGCTGCCCGCCGGGCTGGACCTCGGCCCGATCCTCGAACGCGCGCTGGTCAAGGGATGACTTTTCCTGGCGCTTTTCCTGGCGAGCAGACACAGAATCGCACGGAATCAGATGTGAGAGTGCGATTCTGTGTCTGCTCGCGGGGGAGGGGGAGCGCTCGATGACGCATGCGATCAGGCCCGTCGACTTCGACAACCTCAAGACCATGACCTACGAGGTCACCGGTCGCGTCGCGCGGATCACGTTCAACCGGCCGGAGAAGGGCAACGCGATCATCGCCGACACCCCGCTGGAGCTGTCGGCCTGCGTGGAACGCGCCGACCTCGACCCCAACGTGCACGTGATCCTGGTGTCCGGTCGCGGGGAGGGGTTCTGCGCCGGCTTCGACCTGTCGGCCTACGCCGAGGGATCCTCGTCGGCCGGTGGCGGCAGCCCGTACCGCGACACCGTGCTGTCGGGCCGGATCCAGGCCGAGAACTCCCGGCCGGACCAGCCGTGGGACCCGATGATCGACTACCAGATGATGAGCCGGTTCGTCCGCGGCTTCTCCAGCCTGATGCACTGCGACAAGCCCACGGTGGTCAAGATCCACGGCTACTGCATCGCCGGCGGCACCGACATCGCGCTGCACGCCGACCAGGTGATCGCCGCCGCCGACGCCAAGATCGGATACCCGCCCACCCGCGTGTGGGGGGTGCCCGCCGCCGGGATGTGGGCCCACCGGCTCGGCGACCAGCGCGCCAAACGCCTTCTGCTGACCGGTGATTCGATCACCGGCGCCCAGGCCGCCGAATGGGGGCTGGCCGTCGAGGCGCCCGCGCCCGAGGACCTCGACGAGCGCACCGAACGGCTGGTGGAGCGCATCGCGCAGGTGCCGGTCAATCAGCTCATCATGGTCAAGCTGGCGATGAACTCCGCGCTGTACAACCAGGGCACCGCCAACAGCGCGATGATCTCGACAGTGTTCGACGGGATCGCCCGGCACACCCCGGAGGGGCACGCGTTCGTCGCGCAGGCCCGCGAACACGGGTTCCGGGAGGCGGTGCGTCGGCGCGACGAACCGTTCGGCGACCACGGGCGCAAGGCCTCCGGGGTCTGATGGCCCGGTCGCTGTCGCGCCTGACCGCCCGCTCGGTGGTGCTGAGCGTCCTGCTGGGCGCCCACCCGGCGTGGGCGACGGCCAGCGAACTCATCAGGCTCACCTCGGATTTCGACCTGCGCGAGTCGACGGTGCGGGTGGCGCTGACACGGATGGTCAGCGCCGGGGACCTGGTGCGCTCGGCCGACGGCTACCGGCTGTCGGACCGCCTGCTGGAGCGGCAGCGCCGCCAGGACGACGCGCTGGACCCGCGGCTGCGGCCGTGGAGCGGGGACTGGACGATGCTGGTCATCACCAGCGTCGGCACCGACGCGCGCACCCGCGCGGCGCTGCGAACCAGCCTGCAGCGCAACCGGTTCGGAGAGCTGCGGGAAGGAGTGTGGCTGCGGACCGACAACCTCGAGGTGGCGCTGCCTTCCGACGTGGTGCAGCGCGGCCGGCTGATGACCGTGCGCGACGAGGCCCCCGCCGAACTGGCGGGGCGGCTGTGGGACCTGACCGGCTGGGCTGGTGAGGGTCGTCGGCTGCTGGACGAAATGTCTTCGGCGGCAGACGTTCCCGCGCGGTTCGTCGTCGCCGCGGCGATCGTGCGGCACCTGCTCACCGACCCGGTGCTGCCCGCCGAACTGCTGCCCGCGGACTGGCCCGGCGCCGCCCTGCGCGCGGCCTACCAGGACTTCGCCGCGGAATTGTCCGCGCGGCGCGACAGTACCGAACTGATGGAGGCGACATGAGCGGTGGAGTGCGGGTCGAACGCGACGGCCCGGTGACGACGGTGATCATGAACCGGCCCGAGGCGCGCAACGCGGTCAACGGTCCCGCCGCGGCCGAACTGTACGCGGCGTTCGAGGAGTTCGATCGCGACGACTCCGCGGCCGTCGCCGTGCTGTGGGGAGACAACGGAACCTTCTGCGCCGGAGCCGATCTGAAGGCCTTCCAGACCGGTGACGCCAACCCCGTGCATCGCACCGGGATGGCGCCGATGGGGCCGAGCCGGATGGTGCTGTCCAAACCGGTGATCGCCGCGATCAGCGGCTACGCGGTGGCAGGCGGGCTCGAACTGGCGCTGTGGTGCGACATGCGGGTGGTCGAGGAGGACGCGGTGATGGGCGTGTTCTGCCGACGCTGGGGCGTACCGCTGATCGACGGCGGCACGGTGCGGCTGCCCCGGCTGATCGGGGAGAGCCGCGCGATGGACCTGATCCTCACCGGCCGCGCCGTCGACGCCGCCGAGGCGCTGGCCATCGGGCTGGCCAACCGGGTGGTGCCGAAGGGGGAGGCCCGTCAGCGCGCCGAGGAACTGGCCGCCGAGCTGGCCCGGCTGCCGCAGCAGTGCCTGCGCGCCGACCGGCTGTCGGTGCTGCACCAGTGGGGGCGGCCCGAGTCCGAGGCGATGGACTTCGAGTTCGGCAGCCTGTCGAAGGTCAAGGACCAGATGCTCGACGGCGTGAAGCGGTTCGCCGCCGGCGCGGGACGGCACGGCGAACGCGCCTGACGCTTCTCGGGGCCGCGGAGGCCGGGGCGAGCGTGCGCAAATGCCGGAAATTCCGCGGCGTGTCGTGTGCAAACACGCACGCTCGCGGGGGTAGGGCTACTTCTTGTCGATCGTGTTGTTGCTGCCGGTGTCGTTGACCTGCGGGTCGCCGTCCCGGTAGGTCACCCGGTTGTTGAGGCCGACGACGGTGATCTCCTTGTCGACCCGCTCCAGCATCACGATGTTGTCGGCGCCGCCGATGTTGACCTTCGCGCAGGTGCCCTTGACCGTCAGGGTGTTGTTCGACCCGCCGATGTTCAGCGACTTGCCGTCGGCGCAGTCGATCTCGGTCTTGGTGCCGAGCGACCCGTAGTTGATCGTGTTGGCGATCTCGACCTGCGCGCCCGACGGGCCTGCCGTCATGGTCGGGCTTTCGGTGTCGCTGCTCTGCGAGCCGCAGCCGGCCACGACGAGTGCGACGCCGAGCGTCGCGAGGAGCGGAAGACTCCGCACCGTCATGCGGGCACCCTGCTGATGCTGTTGGTCATGCCGAGCTCATGGCCCCGGTCCAGGATCGCCGGGCTGCCGTTCTTGTAGACCACCTGCTGGTCCCAGCCGTACACGGTGATGTCGTTGACGACGTTGTCGGCGATGACGACGTTGCCGTTGCCCTGCATGGTCACCGCCCAGCAGGTGCCCAGCGCGGTGATCCGGTTGTTCGCGCCGTTGATCAGCAGCGTGGCGTTCTTGCAGTCGATGGTGTCGACGACGCCGATCCCGGTGATGTGGGTGTCGGCGGCGTCGTGGCCGCCGACGATGCCGTTGTCGGCGCACTGGCGGGCGTACGGGTTGCAGATCTCCGGTTCCGCCACCGCGGCCGGAGCCGCCGCGAGCGGGAGAGCGAGGGTGGCTGCCGCAACCGACCGGGTCAAGGTCCACAACATGTGAAGAAGAGTACGTGGCGGTCCCGGCGACGAACAGAGCGTTCCATCGAGTCGCTAGACCCCGACGTGATCGGTACCGTGAGCGGCGATGCGTTGGCGGTTCGGTTCGATTGCTGTCGCGGTGGTCGTAGCGGTGTTGACGGTGGCCGGGTGTGCCCAGACCGTCAGCGGCAGCGCGCAGCGTGAGCTGGTGACGGCCCCCGACCCCGACCGCAACTACGGCTACACCGAGAACCGGTGCGGGCTGCTCGACGACGACACCGTCGGCGAGATACTCGCCGCCGACGACGTCACCCGGCCCTACAGCGGGGCGGTCTGCCAGTACGTGCTCTACCGCGGCGAGGACCCGGTCGACGTCACGTTCTCCTGGTTCGACACCGGCTCGCTGGAACGCGAGCGCGACCTGGCCGTCGCCCGCGGCGCCGAGGTCGCCGACCTCGACGTCGAGCGGCACCAGGGCTTCACCGCCCGCCGCGACATCACCGGGGCCGCCTGCTCGGCGACCGCCGCCGCCGGCACCGGCGTGCTGAGCTGGTGGGTGCAGTACCGCGGCACCTACACCGGCGACCCGTGCGCCGACGCCGAGAAACTGTTGGCCGCGACCCTGCAATCGGACCTGTGATCGTGAGAAACGTCAGACTCTGCGCGGCGGCCCTGCTGGTCGGCGGCCTCGCGCTGGCCGGCTGCGGCAGCGACACCCCCGCAGAGGAACCCGCGCAGCAGGCGGCGTCGCCGAAGGTCGGCTTCGACAGCCTCGACTGCAACGGCATCACCGACGCCGACATCGCCGCCGCGGCCGGGCCTGGCAAATTCTCCAAGGCGGTGGTCAGCGACGCCGGCTGCTTCTGGCAGGAGGACACCCTGTTCGGCACCGTCGGCGCCGGCATGGGCATCTCCACCTGGTGGTACCGCGGCAGCGACATGGACACCGAACGCCGCCTCGAACAGCAGGCCGGCCGCAGCCTCACCGAACTGTCCATCGACGGCAACAAGGGCTTCAAGGCGTTCGACGACAACGCCTGCAGCTTCTACGTGGCCAAGGGCGACGACGTGATCACCTGGTCGATCCAGACGATGAACCCGGCGGCGCTGCCGGACCTGTGCTCGATCACCCAACACCTCGCCGAGCTGAGCCAGGAGCGCGTCAACTGATCACCGGCGAACTAGAGGTGTTAGTTTCTGGACGGACCAACTCATCTTTTTCGTGACGGCAGGGGGCGACGCGCTTATGGCTCAGCCGTCGGGCACCCCGGGGCGGCGATCGCCGCGACTGAGCCGGGACTCGATCGTCAACGCGGCACTGACCTTTCTGGACCGCGAGGGTTGGGACGCGCTGACCATCAACGCGCTCGCCGCCCAGCTCGGCACCAAGGGCCCGTCGCTGTACAACCACGTCGACAACCTCGATGACCTGCGGCGCAGCGTGCGTATGCGGGTGGTCGGCGACATCATCGACATGCTCACAACGGTCGGTCAGGGCCGCACCCGCGACGACGCGGTGATGGCGATGGCCGCCGCGTACCGCAGCTATGCCCACCACCATCCGGGCCGGTATTCGGCGTTCACCCGGATGCCGCTCGGCGGCGACGACCCCGAGTTCACCGAGGCCACCCGCCAGGCCGCCACCCCCGTCATCGAGGTGCTGGCGTCCTACGGACTCGAGGGTGAGAACGCGTTCTATGCGGCGCTGGAGTTCTGGTCGGCGATGCACGGCTTCGTGCTGCTGGAGATGACCGGGGCGATGAAGGGCATCGACACCGACGCCGTCTACAGCGACATGGTGATGCGGTTGGCCGCCGGCATGGAGCGGCGCTGACGCGCGGCCCGGCGCCGGAGTGTCAGACCGTCCCCGCAGGCGCACATGGAATAAGGTGGCCCAAACGCCCTGCGTGCCCCCGGTTGCACTGTCACTTCGCGGGGGATCCGGAAGCGCAGGTCAGCGGGTTTTGTCGCCGTCGCCACCCCTGGTATTGTGGACGTTCGTGCCTGGCAGATAAGGCGCTGTGTGGGTGCGTTGAAAAGCGCAGCCCACGGAGCGTGCCTGCACGCCGGGCCAATTCGCATGTCGCCATGCCTAGCAGAATTGCCTCGAATTCCTCGAGGGCGGGCGCGTGCGACACACCCGATCGCGGGGTACGCGGACGGGACATACGTGCAGGACAAAGACTTAAGACACAGGAACGCAACACAGGAAGCCGGTAGATGCCAACCATCCAGCAGCTGGTCCGTAAGGGCCGCCACGACAAGGCCGCCAAGGTGAAGACCGCGGCCCTCAAGGGCAGCCCGCAGCGCCGTGGCGTGTGCACCCGCGTGTACACCACCACCCCGAAGAAGCCGAACTCGGCACTTCGCAAGGTCGCCCGCGTCAAGCTGACCAGCCAGGTTGAGGTCACGGCTTACATCCCGGGTGAGGGCCACAACCTGCAGGAGCACTCGATGGTGCTCGTGCGCGGCGGTCGTGTGAAGGACCTGCCGGGTGTCCGCTACAAGATCATCCGCGGCTCCCTGGACACCCAGGGCGTGAAGAACCGCAAGCAGGCCCGTAGCCGTTACGGCGCGAAGAAGGAGAAGAGCTAATGCCGCGCAAGGGACCCGCGCCCAAGCGTCCGCTGGTCAACGATCCGGTCTACGGGTCGCAGCTGGTCACCCAGCTGGTCAACAAAGTTCTCCTGAATGGGAAGAAATCGCTGGCCGAGCGCATTGTCTACGAGGCGCTCGAGCAGGCCCGCGAGAAGACCGGCACCGACCCGGTCGTCACCCTCAAGCGCGCGCTCGACAACGTCAAGCCGACCCTCGAGGTCCGCAGCCGCCGCGTCGGCGGTGCGACCTACCAGGTCCCCGTCGAGGTGCGTCCCGACCGCAGCACCACCCTGGCCCTGCGGTGGCTGGTCAACTTCTCGCGGCAGCGTCGTGAGAAGACCATGGTCGAGCGCCTGGCGAACGAGATCCTCGACGCCAGCAACGGTCTCGGCGCCTCCGTCAAGCGGCGTGAGGACACCCACAAGATGGCCGAGGCCAACCGCGCCTTCGCGCACTACCGCTGGTGATAGCCGCCGGCGCGCAGTGATGCCGCCGGCGCTGTAACCACACCGCACCTACCAAGCGAGAGAGAAGACTTCTGTGGCACAGAAGGACGTGCTTACCGACCTGAGCAAGGTCCGCAACATCGGCATCATGGCGCACATCGATGCCGGTAAGACCACGACGACCGAGCGCATCCTGTACTACACCGGCGTCAACTACAAGATCGGTGAGACGCACGACGGTGCGTCGACCACCGACTGGATGGAGCAGGAGCAGGAGCGCGGCATCACCATCACCTCGGCGGCGGTGACGTGCTTCTGGAACGGCAACCAGATCAACATCATCGACACGCCGGGCCACGTCGACTTCACCGTCGAGGTGGAGCGCTCGCTGCGCGTGCTCGACGGTGCCGTCGCCGTCTTCGACGGCAAGGAGGGTGTCGAGCCGCAGTCCGAGCAGGTGTGGCGCCAGGCCGACAAGTACGACGTGCCGCGCATCTGCTTCGTCAACAAGATGGACAAGCTCGGTGCGGACTTCTACTTCACCGTGCGCACCATCGAGGAGCGCCTCGGCGCCAAGCCGCTGGTCATCCAGCTGCCGATCGGCGCCGAGAACGACTTCATCGGCATCATCGACCTGGTCGAGATGAAGGCCAAGGTCTGGCGCGGTGAGACCGCCCTGGGCGAGAAGTACGAGGTCGAGGAGATCCCGGCCGAGCTCGCCGACAAGGCCGAGGAGTACCGCACCAAGCTGATCGAGACGGTCGCCGAGACCGACGAGGCGCTGCTGGAGAAGTACTTCGGCGGCGAGGAGCTCACGATCGAGGAGATCAAGGGCGCCATCCGCAAGCTCACCGTGACCAGCGAGATGTACCCGGTGCTGTGCGGTTCGGCGTTCAAGAACAAGGGCGTGCAGCCCATGCTCGACGCCGTCATCGACTACCTGCCGTCGCCGCTGGACCTCGAGTCCGTGCAGGGCCACGTCCCCGGCAAGGAGGACGAGGTCATCACCCGCAAGCCGTCGGTCGACGAGCCGTTCTCGGCGCTGGCGTTCAAGATCGCCGTGCACCCGTTCTTCGGCAAGCTGACCTACATCCGGGTGTACTCCGGCCAGGTCGAGTCCGGTGCGCAGGTGGTCAACTCCACCAAGGGCAAGAAGGAGCGGCTGGGCAAGCTGTTCCAGATGCACGCCAACAAGGAGAACCCGGTCGAGCGGGTCTCCGCGGGCCACATCTACGCGGTCATCGGTCTGAAGGACACCACCACCGGTGACACCCTGTGCGACTCGAACGGCCAGATCGTGCTGGAGTCGATGACCTTCCCCGATCCCGTTATCGAGGTGGCCATCGAGCCCAAGACCAAGAGCGATCAGGAGAAGCTCGGCACAGCGATCCAGAAGCTGGCCGAGGAGGACCCGACGTTCAAGGTCCACCTGGACCAGGAGACCGGCCAGACCGTCATCGGCGGCATGGGCGAACTCCATCTCGACATCCTCGTCGACCGCATGCGGCGCGAGTTCAAGGTCGAGGCCAACGTGGGCAAGCCGCAGGTGGCCTACCGCGAGACCATCAAGAAGGCTGTCCAGAACGTCGAGTACACCCACAAGAAGCAGACGGGTGGCTCGGGCCAGTTCGCGAAGGTCATCATCAACGTCGAGCCGTTCACCGGCGAAGACGGTGCGACCTACGAGTTCGAGAGCAAGGTCACCGGCGGTCGTATTCCGCGCGAGTACATCCCGTCGGTGGACGCCGGCTGCCAGGACGCCATGCAGTACGGCGTGCTCGCCGGCTACCCGCTGGTGAACCTGAAGGTCACCCTGCTCGACGGTGCCTACCACGAGGTTGACTCCTCGGAAATGGCGTTCAAAGTTGCAGGCTCACAGGCGCTGAAGAAGGCCGCCCAGGCGGCTCAGCCGGTGATCCTCGAGCCGATCATGGCGGTCGAAGTGACCACACCCGAGGACTACATGGGTGACGTGATCGGCGACCTGAACTCCCGCCGTGGTCAGATCCAGGCCATGGAGGAGCGGGGCGGCTCCCGCGTCGTCAAGGCGCTGGTTCCGCTGTCGGAGATGTTCGGCTACGTCGGAGACCTGCGGTCGAAGACGCAGGGCCGGGCGAACTACTCCATGGTGTTCGACTCGTACGCCGAGGTTCCGGCGGCCGTGTCGAAGGAGATCATCGCGAAGGCGACCGGGCAGTGAGGACCCGAGGGCGTCAGCCCGAGGCCCGGAACTGGCCGCGAGCCGAGCAATGGGATGGCGCGAAGGCGACCGGGCAGTAACCCGGTTGTCCCGCGGCGAGTAACAACTGCAAAGATCAACACTGCTTAGCAAGCACCAACAGAAGTCCAGGAGGACAACACAGTGGCGAAGGCGAAGTTCGAGCGGACGAAGCCGCACGTCAACATCGGGACCATTGGTCACGTTGACCACGGCAAGACCACGCTGACCGCAGCAATCACCAAGGTTCTGCACGACAAGTATCCCGATTTGAACGAGTCGCGCGCATTCGACCAGATCGACAATGCGCCTGAGGAGCGCCAGCGCGGCATCACCATCAACATCTCCCACGTGGAGTACCAGACCGAGAAGCGTCACTACGCGCACGTCGACGCTCCTGGCCACGCGGACTACATCAAGAACATGATCACCGGTGCCGCCCAGATGGACGGCGCGATCCTGGTGGTCGCCGCGACCGACGGCCCGATGCCGCAGACCCGCGAGCACGTGCTGCTGGCTCGCCAGGTCGGTGTGCCCTACATCCTGGTCGCCCTGAACAAGGCCGACGCCGTGGATGACGAGGAGCTCATCGAGCTCGTCGAGATGGAGGTCCGTGAGCTGCTGGCCTCGCAGGACTTCGACGAGGAGGCCCCGGTGGTCCGCGTCTCGGCGCTCAAGGCGCTCGAGGGCGACCCGAAGTGGGTCAAGTCCATCGAGGACCTGATGGACGCTGTCGACGAGTCGATCCCGGATCCGGTCCGCGAGACCGACAAGCCGTTCCTGATGCCCGTTGAGGACGTCTTCACGATCACCGGCCGCGGCACCGTGGTCACCGGTCGTATCGAGCGCGGCGTGATCAACGTGAACGAAGAGGTCGAGATCGTCGGCATCCGCCCGGAGACCACCAAGACCACGGTCACCGGTGTCGAGATGTTCCGCAAGCTGCTCGACCAGGGCCAGGCCGGTGACAACGTCGGTCTGCTGCTCCGCGGCATCAAGCGTGAGGACGTCGAGCGCGGTCAGGTTGTGACCAAGCCCGGCACCACCACCCCGCACACCGAGTTCGAGGGCCAGGTCTACATCCTGAGCAAGGACGAGGGTGGCCGCCACACGCCGTTCTTCAACAACTACCGTCCGCAGTTCTACTTCCGGACCACGGACGTGACCGGCGTCGTGACCCTGCCCGAGGGCACCGAGATGGTGATGCCCGGTGACAACACCGACATCTCCGTCAAGCTGATCCAGCCCGTCGCCATGGACGAGGGCCTGCGCTTCGCGATCCGCGAGGGCGGCCGTACCGTCGGCGCCGGCCGGGTTACCAAGATCATTAAGTAGGCTCCGCCTACGGCGATCATTCGAGTGATCTAGGTTTATCGCTGCGAAGCGGCGCTCACCTTCGGGTGGGCGCCGCTTTCGCATTTCGGGGGGCGTTCATGTCGCCGAGTTCTACGCCTGGGTCGTGAATCGGGCCGGATAACGACCCTGGTGTAGAAGTCGCGGACGGTTCCGGGTGCGGCGGCGGTGTAACGCCCGTCGCACGCGCGACGATGTACTTCCCGAATGCCCTGGTCGGGTCAGGAAGAGGTAGGGATTCATGCTCGGTCGTCTCACGTCGTTCGCCAGTGCCGTCGCTGTCGCGGGTGCCGCCTTCGCGATGTCCGTCGGGTTGGCGTCCGCACAGCCGACGTGCCCCGACGTGCACTGGATCGGCGCCGCCGGCTCCGGTGAGCGCACCCCGGCCGAGATCGCCCAGTACAAGGGCATGGGCCGGGTCGTGCACCAGTCCCTGCAGGAGCTGTCCGCAGAGGTCGCCCAGGACGGCCGCACCATGACCGCCGAGGCCGTCGAGTACCCCGCGGTCGAGGTGCCCGGCGAGGACGGCGGCATCGGCGAGTGGCTCGGCTTCATGGGCAGCGTGGACACCGGCACCGCCGCGCTGGCCCAGCAGTACCAGTCGTTCGTGGCCCGCTGCCCGGCCAGCAAGGTCGTGCTGGCCGGCTACTCGCAGGGCGCCATGGTGGTGCACCGCAACCTCGCCGCCCTGGAGACCAGTCCCAACCTCGCGGCGGTGCTGCTCGTCGCCGACGGCGACCGCCTGCCCACCGATCCCACCCTCAACCTCGGCACCGCCGCCGGCATCCCCGACCGCGGCAAGGGCGTCGCGCAGGACTGGCCGATCCTGGCGCACGCGCCCGGCCCGCTGTCGCCGACGATCGGCGCCCGCACCATCAGCGTCTGCGACCTCGGCGACGCCGTCTGCGACTACGACGAGGACGCCGACGACTCGCCGGTCGCCTACGCCCGCCGCGTCGCCGTGCACACCAGCTACGCCCGGGTGCCGGGCCTGCCGTGGACCGCGCCGCTGTACTTCCTGCTCGGCCCCGCCCCGCAGACCGCGGCCGAGACCGTCGACTCGCAGCCCGTCGTTCCGCTCAGCGCCTCCACCCCGACTCCGTAACCTGCGGCGAAACCTCGGCGGTTTGGCGTTACTCTGACGCGAGACTGTCGAGGACGGGAGCGGGGGCGTGTCCACATTCTGGCGTTACCTGAAGGTGCAGGCCTTCGTCCTGCTGTGCGGCATCGTAGGGCCGATCTTCCTGATCATCTACTTCGCGTCCGGCGCCGATCCGCTGATGGGCTGGATGTTCTGGCTCGGGCTGGGCATCACCGCGCTGGACGTGCTGATCGCGCTGGGCATCACCGCCCTCGGCACGCAGAAGGCCGCCAAACTCGCCCATCTCGAGCAGACCGGTGTGCTGGCGCTGGCGCGGGTGGTCGGCATCCACGAGACCAACACCCGCATCAACGAACGCCCGCTGGTCAAACTCGACCTGCAGATCACCGGTCCGGGCATCGCCCCGTTCGCCAGCCAGGA from Mycolicibacterium phlei harbors:
- a CDS encoding DUF3558 domain-containing protein, whose translation is MIVRNVRLCAAALLVGGLALAGCGSDTPAEEPAQQAASPKVGFDSLDCNGITDADIAAAAGPGKFSKAVVSDAGCFWQEDTLFGTVGAGMGISTWWYRGSDMDTERRLEQQAGRSLTELSIDGNKGFKAFDDNACSFYVAKGDDVITWSIQTMNPAALPDLCSITQHLAELSQERVN
- the rpsG gene encoding 30S ribosomal protein S7, with protein sequence MPRKGPAPKRPLVNDPVYGSQLVTQLVNKVLLNGKKSLAERIVYEALEQAREKTGTDPVVTLKRALDNVKPTLEVRSRRVGGATYQVPVEVRPDRSTTLALRWLVNFSRQRREKTMVERLANEILDASNGLGASVKRREDTHKMAEANRAFAHYRW
- a CDS encoding DUF3060 domain-containing protein, with translation MTVRSLPLLATLGVALVVAGCGSQSSDTESPTMTAGPSGAQVEIANTINYGSLGTKTEIDCADGKSLNIGGSNNTLTVKGTCAKVNIGGADNIVMLERVDKEITVVGLNNRVTYRDGDPQVNDTGSNNTIDKK
- a CDS encoding PaaX family transcriptional regulator C-terminal domain-containing protein — translated: MSRLTARSVVLSVLLGAHPAWATASELIRLTSDFDLRESTVRVALTRMVSAGDLVRSADGYRLSDRLLERQRRQDDALDPRLRPWSGDWTMLVITSVGTDARTRAALRTSLQRNRFGELREGVWLRTDNLEVALPSDVVQRGRLMTVRDEAPAELAGRLWDLTGWAGEGRRLLDEMSSAADVPARFVVAAAIVRHLLTDPVLPAELLPADWPGAALRAAYQDFAAELSARRDSTELMEAT
- a CDS encoding DUF3060 domain-containing protein, encoding MLWTLTRSVAAATLALPLAAAPAAVAEPEICNPYARQCADNGIVGGHDAADTHITGIGVVDTIDCKNATLLINGANNRITALGTCWAVTMQGNGNVVIADNVVNDITVYGWDQQVVYKNGSPAILDRGHELGMTNSISRVPA
- the rpsL gene encoding 30S ribosomal protein S12; amino-acid sequence: MPTIQQLVRKGRHDKAAKVKTAALKGSPQRRGVCTRVYTTTPKKPNSALRKVARVKLTSQVEVTAYIPGEGHNLQEHSMVLVRGGRVKDLPGVRYKIIRGSLDTQGVKNRKQARSRYGAKKEKS
- a CDS encoding DUF3558 domain-containing protein, yielding MRWRFGSIAVAVVVAVLTVAGCAQTVSGSAQRELVTAPDPDRNYGYTENRCGLLDDDTVGEILAADDVTRPYSGAVCQYVLYRGEDPVDVTFSWFDTGSLERERDLAVARGAEVADLDVERHQGFTARRDITGAACSATAAAGTGVLSWWVQYRGTYTGDPCADAEKLLAATLQSDL
- a CDS encoding TetR/AcrR family transcriptional regulator, encoding MAQPSGTPGRRSPRLSRDSIVNAALTFLDREGWDALTINALAAQLGTKGPSLYNHVDNLDDLRRSVRMRVVGDIIDMLTTVGQGRTRDDAVMAMAAAYRSYAHHHPGRYSAFTRMPLGGDDPEFTEATRQAATPVIEVLASYGLEGENAFYAALEFWSAMHGFVLLEMTGAMKGIDTDAVYSDMVMRLAAGMERR
- a CDS encoding acyl-CoA dehydrogenase family protein; this translates as MPDTHVVTNQVPPLEDYNPATSPVLTEALIREGGQWGLDEVTELGALSGSAQAQRWGELADRNQPVLHTHDRYGHRIDEVEYDPAYHSLMSTAIAHGLHAAPWAEDRPGAHVVRAAKMSVWTPEPGHVCPISMTYAVVPALRHNPELAAVYEPLLTSRVYDPELKVPTTKAGITAGMSMTEKQGGSDVRAGTTQAVPNGDGSYSLTGHKWFTSAPMCDIFLVLAQAPGGLSCFLLPRVLPDGTRNRMFLQRLKDKLGNHANASSEVEYDGAVAWLVGEEGRGVPTIIEMVNLTRLDCTLGSATSMRNGLARAIHHAQHRKAFGAYLIDQPLMRNVLADLAVEAEAATVVAMRMAGATDAAVRGDQRETLLRRIGLAAAKYWVCKRATPHAAEAMECLGGNGYVEDFGMARLYREAPLMGIWEGSGNVSALDTLRAMATRPECVDVLFDELSVTSGADARLDAFVSGLRSSLGDLETIQYRARKVSEDICLALQGSLLVRHGHPAVAEAFLATRMGGAWGGAFGTLPAGLDLGPILERALVKG
- a CDS encoding crotonase/enoyl-CoA hydratase family protein; translation: MTHAIRPVDFDNLKTMTYEVTGRVARITFNRPEKGNAIIADTPLELSACVERADLDPNVHVILVSGRGEGFCAGFDLSAYAEGSSSAGGGSPYRDTVLSGRIQAENSRPDQPWDPMIDYQMMSRFVRGFSSLMHCDKPTVVKIHGYCIAGGTDIALHADQVIAAADAKIGYPPTRVWGVPAAGMWAHRLGDQRAKRLLLTGDSITGAQAAEWGLAVEAPAPEDLDERTERLVERIAQVPVNQLIMVKLAMNSALYNQGTANSAMISTVFDGIARHTPEGHAFVAQAREHGFREAVRRRDEPFGDHGRKASGV
- a CDS encoding crotonase/enoyl-CoA hydratase family protein encodes the protein MSGGVRVERDGPVTTVIMNRPEARNAVNGPAAAELYAAFEEFDRDDSAAVAVLWGDNGTFCAGADLKAFQTGDANPVHRTGMAPMGPSRMVLSKPVIAAISGYAVAGGLELALWCDMRVVEEDAVMGVFCRRWGVPLIDGGTVRLPRLIGESRAMDLILTGRAVDAAEALAIGLANRVVPKGEARQRAEELAAELARLPQQCLRADRLSVLHQWGRPESEAMDFEFGSLSKVKDQMLDGVKRFAAGAGRHGERA